One genomic region from Nocardia vinacea encodes:
- a CDS encoding serine hydrolase gives MYFELSRRLRKAVAGTALAGLLVVAGCGTDADKHSAEPSITAAAAHTDQQQLSFTVPGTLAAGFQELQLSARGKLGMAVMAVGGQKMVTFGDWTSGPAWSTMKVPLVIAAQRKSSASSSYAATAAITQSDNTAADTLWQSLGTGQEAAKAVEAVLREGGDTKTTVPATKTRSDVSAFGQADWALTEQVRFASRLPCLPQSTDVIGLMEQITSSQRWGLGDLKGAEFKGGWGPDTSGAYLVRQFGLIEGPAGQIAVAIATQPDSGTLSDGISILDRLATVISQHLDELSGGSCS, from the coding sequence ATGTATTTTGAGCTATCCCGGCGCCTGCGGAAAGCGGTAGCCGGCACTGCGCTGGCCGGACTCCTCGTTGTGGCCGGATGCGGCACCGACGCCGACAAGCACTCCGCGGAGCCCAGCATCACCGCGGCCGCCGCACATACGGACCAGCAGCAGCTATCGTTCACCGTGCCGGGCACGCTGGCCGCTGGTTTCCAGGAACTGCAGTTGAGTGCGCGCGGCAAGCTGGGTATGGCGGTCATGGCGGTCGGCGGCCAGAAGATGGTGACCTTTGGCGATTGGACCAGCGGACCCGCCTGGTCGACGATGAAGGTGCCGCTGGTCATCGCTGCACAGCGGAAGAGTTCGGCGAGCTCGAGCTACGCGGCGACAGCGGCGATCACCCAATCCGATAACACCGCGGCCGATACGCTCTGGCAGTCACTCGGCACCGGCCAAGAGGCGGCCAAAGCGGTCGAGGCCGTGCTGCGCGAGGGTGGCGATACCAAGACCACGGTGCCCGCCACCAAGACGCGCTCGGACGTCTCCGCATTCGGCCAGGCGGATTGGGCGCTCACCGAACAGGTTCGGTTCGCCTCCCGGCTGCCATGCCTACCGCAGAGCACGGACGTGATCGGTCTGATGGAACAGATCACGTCGAGTCAGCGCTGGGGCCTCGGTGACCTCAAGGGCGCGGAATTCAAGGGCGGTTGGGGTCCCGACACCTCCGGCGCCTATCTGGTCCGCCAATTCGGTCTGATCGAGGGCCCGGCTGGCCAGATCGCGGTCGCCATTGCCACCCAACCCGATTCGGGCACCCTCTCCGACGGAATAAGCATCCTGGATCGGTTGGCCACGGTCATCTCCCAGCACCTCGACGAACTCTCCGGCGGCAGCTGTTCCTAA
- a CDS encoding adenosine-specific kinase, translated as MELTSVHIDKPDDLNVIIGQAHFIKAVEDLHEALVGISPHLRFGLAFCEASGLRLVRTSGNDDELTELATKNAAAVGAGHSFIVFLREGYPVNVLNAVRQVPEVCGIFCATANPVEVLLAVTESGRGIIGVVDGDTPLGVEGPGDKEDRRQLLRQIGYKL; from the coding sequence ATGGAGCTGACTTCGGTACACATCGATAAGCCGGACGATCTCAATGTCATCATCGGACAGGCCCACTTCATCAAGGCGGTCGAGGACCTGCACGAGGCATTGGTCGGGATCAGTCCGCATCTGCGTTTCGGGTTGGCATTTTGTGAGGCTTCCGGGCTGCGGCTGGTCCGGACCTCCGGCAATGACGACGAGCTGACCGAGCTCGCCACCAAGAATGCCGCCGCGGTCGGCGCGGGGCATTCGTTCATCGTTTTCCTGCGTGAGGGTTATCCGGTCAATGTGCTCAATGCGGTGCGGCAAGTCCCTGAGGTCTGTGGAATCTTCTGTGCCACAGCCAATCCGGTCGAGGTGTTGCTCGCCGTGACCGAATCGGGGCGCGGAATCATCGGAGTTGTCGACGGGGATACTCCGCTCGGCGTCGAAGGCCCCGGCGATAAGGAAGACCGCAGACAGCTGCTGCGCCAGATCGGTTACAAGTTGTAG
- a CDS encoding NADH:flavin oxidoreductase, which translates to MNEVFAPTTLGPITLRNRVIKAATFEGRTPDALVTDELIDFHREIAAGGVGMTTVAYCAISPGGRTDRHQIWMRPEAVAGLRELTDAVHAEGAAVSAQIGHAGPVANAASNRAPALAPSRMFSPLGMRPMHVPDLSEIATVIADYANAARLAEQSGFDAVEIHFGHNYLVSSFLSPLLNRRKDRYGGSPANRARLAREVAVAVREAVGGRLAVTAKLNMEDGVRGGLSLPESLRVAAWLESDGALDALELTAGSSLLNPMLLFHGAAPRKEFAKVLPAPARWGFRLMGRAFLREYPYRDAYLLERARQFRRELSMPLILLGGITDLDTMRTAMAEGFDFVAMGRALLREPDLLLRIQADQSTRSACIHCNECMPTIYTTTRCVLRVDPTPAAGH; encoded by the coding sequence ATGAACGAAGTATTCGCACCGACCACACTCGGCCCGATCACATTGCGCAACAGGGTGATCAAGGCCGCGACGTTCGAGGGACGAACACCGGACGCACTGGTCACCGACGAACTGATCGACTTCCATCGCGAAATCGCCGCCGGCGGCGTGGGTATGACGACGGTCGCCTACTGCGCGATATCGCCGGGTGGCCGCACCGACCGGCACCAGATCTGGATGCGCCCGGAAGCCGTTGCGGGACTGCGCGAACTCACCGACGCCGTGCACGCCGAAGGTGCCGCCGTCAGCGCCCAGATCGGCCATGCTGGACCGGTGGCCAATGCCGCATCCAATCGCGCACCGGCACTGGCGCCGAGCCGAATGTTCAGCCCACTCGGTATGCGCCCGATGCACGTTCCGGACTTGTCCGAAATCGCCACGGTCATAGCCGATTACGCGAATGCTGCGCGGCTCGCCGAGCAGTCGGGTTTCGATGCGGTCGAAATCCACTTCGGCCACAACTATTTGGTGAGTTCCTTCCTGAGTCCGCTACTGAACCGGCGCAAGGATCGTTACGGCGGTTCCCCGGCCAACCGTGCCCGGCTCGCGCGCGAGGTCGCGGTAGCGGTGCGCGAAGCTGTCGGCGGCCGCTTGGCCGTCACCGCGAAGCTGAATATGGAAGACGGTGTGCGCGGCGGCCTTTCACTCCCGGAGTCACTGCGGGTGGCCGCCTGGCTGGAATCGGACGGCGCACTGGATGCCTTGGAACTCACCGCAGGCAGCTCCCTGCTCAATCCGATGCTCCTGTTCCACGGCGCCGCTCCGCGCAAGGAATTCGCGAAAGTCCTTCCCGCTCCGGCACGCTGGGGGTTCCGCCTGATGGGCCGCGCATTCCTCCGCGAGTACCCGTACCGCGATGCCTACCTACTCGAACGCGCCCGTCAATTCCGCAGAGAACTATCAATGCCATTGATCCTATTGGGCGGCATCACCGACCTCGACACAATGCGCACGGCAATGGCCGAGGGCTTTGATTTCGTCGCCATGGGCCGCGCCCTCCTACGCGAACCAGACCTCCTGCTCCGAATCCAAGCCGACCAGAGCACCCGATCGGCATGTATCCACTGCAACGAATGCATGCCGACTATCTACACCACCACCCGCTGTGTCCTGCGGGTCGATCCCACCCCTGCCGCCGGTCACTGA
- a CDS encoding TetR family transcriptional regulator: protein MVEQAAAAGTRERLLLAAERLLLTERYDDVSVRAICAAAGANPAAVHYHFGSKEALVAALLEDRLGSLWAERLTEVTTAHGSVSALVDAVIEPFVGLAADPVGRLHLRLLAQFVLGRHPTMWRRHWFRMDAWVGLLPELSERESRRRWGLAFDLIIVQFGGVGSEERELSDEAVRTLRDFVVAGLTAPGEK from the coding sequence ATGGTGGAACAGGCAGCCGCGGCGGGCACGCGCGAGCGGCTATTGCTGGCGGCCGAGCGTCTCTTGCTGACCGAGCGGTACGACGATGTCTCGGTGCGGGCGATCTGCGCGGCGGCCGGGGCAAATCCCGCTGCGGTGCACTATCACTTCGGTTCGAAGGAAGCGCTGGTCGCGGCATTGCTGGAGGATCGGCTCGGGTCATTGTGGGCCGAACGGCTGACCGAGGTGACAACCGCGCACGGTTCGGTGTCGGCGCTGGTGGATGCGGTGATCGAGCCGTTCGTCGGATTGGCGGCCGATCCTGTCGGGCGGCTGCACCTGCGGCTGTTGGCCCAATTCGTCCTCGGTCGGCACCCGACGATGTGGCGTCGGCACTGGTTCCGCATGGACGCCTGGGTCGGCTTGCTGCCGGAGCTGAGCGAACGCGAGAGTCGGCGGCGCTGGGGATTGGCGTTCGACCTGATCATCGTGCAGTTCGGTGGTGTCGGCAGCGAGGAGCGTGAGCTGTCGGACGAGGCAGTCCGCACGCTGCGGGATTTCGTGGTCGCCGGACTGACCGCGCCAGGAGAGAAATGA
- a CDS encoding DUF488 domain-containing protein codes for MMSQHVTYRRIYEAPIPSDGTRVLVDRVWPRGIRKEDAHLDEWMRDIAPSTELRKWYGHQPERFVEFRRRYLAELRDTQHRAAVAQLRDIAREHPVTLLTATRDVDHSQAAVLANWIAAGANSPD; via the coding sequence ATGATGAGCCAGCACGTCACCTACCGGAGAATCTATGAAGCGCCGATTCCGTCGGACGGCACCCGCGTGCTCGTCGATCGGGTCTGGCCGCGCGGGATCCGCAAGGAGGACGCGCACCTCGACGAGTGGATGCGCGATATCGCGCCGTCGACCGAACTGCGCAAGTGGTACGGACACCAGCCCGAGCGGTTCGTCGAGTTCCGTCGCCGATATCTGGCCGAGCTGCGCGATACTCAGCACCGCGCCGCCGTCGCGCAGCTACGCGACATCGCCCGCGAACATCCGGTGACGCTGTTGACCGCCACCCGCGACGTCGACCACAGCCAGGCCGCCGTCCTCGCGAACTGGATTGCGGCAGGGGCGAATTCGCCGGACTGA
- the hrpB gene encoding ATP-dependent helicase HrpB: MKLPELPDLPVRGALDRIVATLTERGAAVLVAPPGTGKTTLVPLALETLGRVVVAEPRRLAARAAAGRMAALLGESVGETVGYSVRGDRRVGARTRIEVVTSGLLVRRLQGDPELAGADVVVLDECHERHLDADLLLALLLDARAGLRPDLRVLATSATVAAERLSVLLGSAPVLAVRGRAYPVETTYVPSLPRERSEAQVARATRTALVGADGDVLVFLPGAAEIRRTMDLLADVDADLVPLHGRLSAAGQDIALRPGSRRRVVLSTAVAESSLTVPGVRAVVDSGLARVPRIDRGRGLSGLATVRVSAAVAEQRAGRAGREAPGKVWRCWPEYENGTLPAYPVPEIRTADLTRLALELACWGTPDGDGLAWWDAPPQGGLAAGRDVLRALGAVTAAGEVTERGRHMARVGLHPRLARALLDGAAEVGTRAAAEVVAVLDDDTLVPGVDLVAGLRALRRERPPRWRREVERLSRLVDATDGDDDPAFVVALAHPERLARRRSPGSASYLMAGGTAVTLPPGSGLGDAEWVAVAVATRDPGHSDGRIRSAAVADEKLARRAGSSLLEIVDEVDWVDDDVVARRVERLGAIVLSELQIRDPDRQLLSAAVRRGLNSTGLTLLHWDSDAVALRQRLDFLHRTLGAPWPRVDDESLLADADAWLGPELATARRRADLERIDAGQALRRLLPWPDAARMDELAPERLPVPSGSRVRLDYSTDPPVLAVKAQEVFGWTQTPSLADGQVPIVLHLLSPAQRPVAITADLASFWRTGWPQVRSDLRGRYPKHAWPEDPTSVPAHRGTARNAG, from the coding sequence ATGAAACTGCCCGAGCTTCCTGATCTGCCTGTGCGTGGCGCGCTCGACCGCATTGTCGCGACATTGACCGAGCGTGGCGCCGCCGTATTGGTCGCGCCGCCGGGAACCGGGAAGACGACATTGGTGCCGCTGGCGTTGGAGACTCTCGGGCGGGTGGTGGTGGCCGAGCCTCGGCGTTTGGCGGCGCGAGCGGCGGCGGGGCGGATGGCCGCGCTGTTGGGTGAGTCGGTAGGGGAGACGGTCGGGTATTCGGTCCGGGGAGATCGGCGGGTCGGTGCCCGGACCCGGATCGAGGTTGTGACGTCCGGGTTGCTGGTGCGGCGGTTGCAGGGCGATCCCGAGTTGGCGGGCGCGGATGTCGTTGTCCTCGACGAATGTCACGAGCGGCACCTCGACGCGGACCTGCTGTTGGCGTTGCTACTGGATGCGCGGGCCGGCTTGCGGCCGGATCTGCGGGTGCTCGCCACATCGGCAACTGTTGCGGCCGAACGTCTTTCGGTGCTGCTGGGTAGTGCGCCGGTGTTGGCGGTGCGGGGGCGGGCCTATCCAGTGGAGACGACATATGTCCCGTCGTTGCCGCGGGAACGGAGCGAAGCGCAGGTGGCCCGCGCCACGCGGACGGCGCTCGTCGGGGCCGACGGCGATGTGCTGGTCTTCCTACCCGGAGCAGCCGAAATCCGCCGGACCATGGATCTTTTGGCCGATGTAGATGCGGATCTGGTTCCGCTGCACGGCAGGCTTTCCGCCGCCGGGCAGGATATCGCGTTGCGGCCGGGTTCGCGGCGGCGCGTCGTGTTGTCCACCGCGGTGGCCGAGTCCAGTTTGACGGTGCCCGGGGTGCGCGCCGTGGTGGATTCGGGGCTGGCTCGGGTGCCGCGCATCGATCGGGGACGTGGGTTGTCCGGCCTTGCGACAGTACGGGTTTCGGCTGCCGTCGCCGAGCAGCGGGCTGGGCGCGCGGGGCGCGAGGCTCCGGGAAAGGTATGGCGCTGCTGGCCGGAGTACGAGAACGGCACCCTGCCTGCCTATCCGGTGCCGGAGATTCGCACGGCGGATCTGACGCGTCTCGCACTGGAGCTCGCGTGTTGGGGCACACCCGATGGCGATGGCCTCGCGTGGTGGGACGCACCGCCGCAGGGCGGATTGGCCGCTGGCCGAGATGTGTTGCGCGCGTTGGGAGCCGTGACCGCAGCGGGGGAAGTCACCGAGCGCGGGCGACACATGGCACGAGTCGGACTGCATCCCCGATTGGCACGAGCGCTGCTCGACGGTGCCGCCGAGGTCGGCACCCGGGCGGCGGCGGAAGTTGTCGCGGTCCTCGACGATGACACCCTCGTGCCCGGCGTCGATCTCGTGGCCGGTCTGCGCGCGTTGCGGCGTGAGCGGCCGCCGCGCTGGCGGCGGGAGGTCGAGCGTCTGTCGCGGTTGGTCGACGCGACGGATGGCGACGACGATCCGGCTTTCGTTGTCGCATTGGCACATCCGGAGCGGCTGGCACGGCGACGTAGTCCTGGCTCGGCGAGCTATCTGATGGCGGGTGGTACGGCGGTGACCCTGCCGCCGGGTTCCGGATTGGGTGATGCGGAATGGGTGGCGGTCGCGGTGGCGACACGCGATCCGGGGCATTCCGACGGGCGGATCCGGTCGGCCGCGGTCGCTGACGAAAAGCTCGCCCGACGTGCGGGATCGAGTCTGCTGGAGATTGTGGACGAGGTGGATTGGGTCGACGATGACGTCGTTGCCCGGCGGGTCGAACGACTGGGCGCGATCGTGTTGTCGGAGTTACAGATTCGTGATCCTGATCGCCAATTGCTCAGCGCGGCAGTGCGACGCGGCCTGAATTCGACCGGACTCACTCTGCTGCACTGGGATTCCGACGCGGTCGCCCTCCGTCAACGCCTCGACTTCCTGCACCGCACACTAGGTGCCCCCTGGCCGCGGGTCGACGACGAATCACTGCTGGCCGATGCCGACGCCTGGCTCGGCCCCGAACTCGCGACGGCGCGCCGCCGCGCCGACCTCGAACGTATCGACGCGGGACAGGCATTGCGTCGCCTACTGCCGTGGCCCGATGCCGCGCGCATGGACGAACTCGCGCCGGAGCGTCTGCCGGTGCCATCCGGCAGTCGCGTCCGTCTCGATTACTCGACTGACCCGCCGGTGCTCGCGGTCAAGGCGCAGGAGGTCTTCGGCTGGACGCAGACACCGTCGCTGGCCGATGGGCAAGTGCCGATCGTGCTGCACCTGCTCTCACCCGCCCAACGCCCCGTCGCGATTACCGCGGATCTGGCGTCGTTCTGGCGTACCGGCTGGCCGCAGGTTCGCAGTGACCTGCGCGGTCGCTACCCCAAGCACGCGTGGCCGGAGGATCCCACCAGCGTGCCCGCTCACCGCGGCACCGCCCGTAACGCCGGCTAG
- a CDS encoding FIST signal transduction protein produces the protein MRIGVGLSTAPGAWQAGAEAAAHARDQIAGDTPSLAVLLASRAHTDDASAVLAGVHQTVRVPALVGCVAQAIVAGRREIEDEPAVVVWLASGLPAAETFQLDFVRTATGGLLAGYHFDQATRDFHLLLPDPFSFPADILLEHLNTDLPGITVMGGLVSGTQGPGGCRLFRDHDVVTSGAVGVRVPGLHGVPIVSQGCRPIGYPYIVTGARGALITELGGRPPIVRLREIVEVLPPDQQELVTHGLQIGIVVDEHLAVPGQGDFLIRGLLGADPSSGALEIGELVEVGTTVQFQVRDAVGADEDLRAALVRVGSDLPGHPAGALLFTCNGRGRRMFGVANHDAALIEDLLDGIPLAGIFAAGEIGPIAGRNALHGFTASMAVFVE, from the coding sequence GTGCGGATCGGAGTAGGGCTCTCCACCGCGCCCGGAGCGTGGCAGGCAGGAGCGGAAGCCGCAGCGCACGCCCGCGATCAGATCGCGGGCGATACGCCGTCGCTTGCTGTGCTGCTGGCATCACGAGCACATACCGACGATGCCTCGGCCGTACTCGCCGGAGTCCACCAGACGGTCCGGGTGCCCGCACTCGTCGGATGTGTGGCGCAGGCGATCGTAGCCGGCCGCCGTGAGATCGAGGACGAGCCCGCAGTGGTGGTATGGCTGGCATCCGGATTGCCCGCCGCCGAGACATTCCAGCTCGACTTCGTCCGCACTGCGACTGGGGGGCTACTCGCGGGCTACCACTTCGACCAGGCCACACGCGACTTCCATCTGCTGCTACCGGACCCGTTCTCATTCCCCGCCGACATTCTGCTCGAGCACCTGAACACCGATCTGCCCGGCATCACCGTGATGGGCGGGCTGGTCAGCGGCACGCAGGGGCCGGGCGGCTGCCGGCTGTTCCGCGACCACGATGTGGTGACCTCCGGCGCGGTCGGCGTGCGAGTTCCCGGACTGCACGGTGTCCCCATCGTTTCGCAGGGCTGCCGACCGATCGGCTATCCGTATATCGTCACCGGCGCGCGTGGCGCGCTGATCACCGAATTGGGCGGCCGACCGCCGATCGTGCGGTTGCGCGAGATCGTCGAGGTGCTGCCACCCGACCAGCAGGAACTGGTGACACACGGGTTGCAGATCGGCATCGTGGTCGACGAGCATCTGGCAGTACCCGGACAGGGCGATTTCCTGATACGTGGCCTGCTCGGTGCCGACCCGTCGAGCGGCGCGCTCGAGATCGGTGAGCTCGTCGAGGTCGGCACAACCGTGCAGTTCCAGGTCCGCGACGCGGTGGGGGCGGACGAAGATCTGCGGGCGGCCCTCGTCCGAGTGGGTTCGGACCTGCCAGGACACCCGGCGGGTGCGTTGCTGTTCACCTGCAACGGACGGGGTCGCCGGATGTTCGGGGTCGCGAACCACGACGCCGCCCTGATCGAGGACCTGCTCGACGGCATACCGCTCGCGGGCATCTTCGCCGCGGGCGAGATCGGTCCCATCGCCGGCCGCAATGCGTTGCACGGATTCACGGCATCGATGGCGGTATTCGTCGAATGA
- a CDS encoding Mut7-C RNAse domain-containing protein, whose protein sequence is MRVDLRVYAELNDFLRPDERYTVLRRPFRPHQSVKDVIEAAGIPHTEVDLVLVNGQPVTFGQRPGDGDRITAYPVFETLNIGRVTRVRPHPLREPRFVADVNLGRLAKLMRLMGLDVHFRWDADDAALAELSATEHRILLTRDRGLLKRRNVTHGMYIRSDQPVDQIVEVIRRLDLVERLAPFTRCQRCGGAVVAVDKAEVEDRLQPLTRRHYDTFRKCRTCGRIYWQGSHQVRLSATVEAIRTRLNQSFLCQ, encoded by the coding sequence ATGAGGGTCGACCTGCGGGTCTACGCCGAGCTGAACGATTTCCTACGGCCCGACGAGCGCTACACGGTGCTGCGTCGACCGTTCCGTCCGCACCAGAGCGTGAAGGACGTCATCGAGGCGGCCGGTATCCCGCACACCGAGGTCGACCTGGTTCTGGTCAACGGGCAACCGGTCACCTTCGGCCAGCGCCCCGGCGACGGCGATCGGATCACCGCCTATCCCGTATTCGAGACCCTGAACATCGGCCGGGTTACCAGGGTGCGTCCACACCCACTGCGCGAGCCGCGCTTCGTCGCCGACGTCAATCTCGGCAGGCTCGCCAAGCTGATGCGGCTGATGGGCCTGGACGTGCACTTTCGGTGGGACGCCGACGACGCCGCACTCGCTGAGCTATCGGCGACCGAGCACCGGATCCTGCTCACCCGCGACCGTGGACTGCTGAAACGGCGCAACGTAACTCACGGCATGTACATCAGATCGGACCAGCCGGTCGATCAGATCGTCGAGGTGATCCGACGGCTGGATCTCGTCGAGCGCTTGGCGCCGTTCACCCGCTGCCAGCGCTGTGGTGGCGCTGTTGTCGCGGTCGACAAAGCCGAGGTCGAAGATCGGCTGCAACCGCTGACCCGCCGCCATTACGACACGTTTCGGAAGTGCCGCACCTGCGGGCGGATCTACTGGCAGGGCTCGCACCAGGTCCGACTCAGCGCCACGGTGGAGGCGATCCGCACCCGCCTGAACCAATCCTTTCTGTGTCAGTAG
- a CDS encoding MerR family transcriptional regulator, whose product MLIGEVARRSGVSARMLRHYDSLGLVRPTGRTVGGYREYSAEDIRRIFHVEGLRSLGLSLSQIGRALDGPGFTPSGLVGDLIRKTEERLNRERELLERLRTVDAAEPSDWQDVLRIVELLHGLGSQSAARRQQAVLASAEDVSVPAELLAEAVLIESDPNVAGALRWALTRAGGDGVARVASGMVSEDVVVRRRAVLALAELPGDEATAVLTDALGDADATVRRHAALALGARGVTRAVPELVGTVVEGPNDVEAAELLGMLARDAKWADRIMRALVDEFTAHPANSAVRIRLTQALAEMPGTIALDTLQQLAHDDDRAVALIASALVETLEERDDELGHP is encoded by the coding sequence GTGCTGATCGGTGAGGTGGCGCGCCGCTCGGGGGTGAGCGCCCGGATGCTCAGGCACTACGACTCCCTCGGGCTGGTACGACCGACGGGCCGCACTGTGGGTGGCTACCGGGAATACTCTGCCGAAGACATCCGGCGGATCTTCCATGTGGAGGGGCTGCGATCCCTGGGACTGTCACTGAGCCAGATCGGACGCGCTCTCGACGGTCCCGGATTCACCCCGTCCGGACTGGTCGGCGACCTCATCCGAAAGACCGAGGAACGACTGAACCGGGAGCGAGAACTCCTCGAGCGGCTCCGTACGGTCGATGCGGCCGAGCCCTCCGACTGGCAAGACGTCTTGCGTATCGTCGAGCTCCTGCACGGACTCGGTTCGCAGAGTGCCGCCCGGCGGCAGCAGGCCGTCCTGGCCTCGGCCGAGGACGTGTCGGTGCCCGCCGAGCTGCTTGCCGAGGCGGTTCTCATCGAATCCGATCCGAACGTTGCCGGGGCCCTGCGGTGGGCCCTCACACGGGCTGGCGGTGACGGTGTGGCCCGCGTGGCATCCGGCATGGTCTCGGAGGATGTAGTGGTCCGGCGGCGCGCCGTCCTGGCACTCGCCGAGCTACCGGGCGACGAGGCGACCGCGGTGCTCACGGACGCGCTCGGGGACGCGGACGCGACGGTCCGTAGACATGCTGCTCTCGCACTGGGTGCGCGGGGTGTGACCCGGGCTGTGCCGGAACTTGTCGGCACGGTGGTCGAGGGTCCGAACGATGTCGAGGCGGCTGAGCTCTTGGGAATGTTGGCGCGGGACGCGAAGTGGGCGGACCGGATCATGAGAGCGCTGGTCGACGAGTTCACCGCACACCCAGCGAACTCGGCGGTGCGGATACGACTGACCCAGGCACTCGCCGAGATGCCGGGAACCATCGCGCTGGATACCCTGCAGCAACTTGCCCACGACGATGATCGGGCCGTGGCCCTCATCGCCTCGGCCCTCGTGGAGACGCTCGAAGAACGGGACGACGAGCTCGGGCACCCCTAG
- a CDS encoding HEAT repeat domain-containing protein → MRLLDALAAENSSTRLEAALAVGTHPEPGFVDALVERCAIEPDFYVRDMLTWALTRLPSEITVPKLRAELRSERAQARSQALHTLSKIGDRDAWPAITRSLLHDADDEVVRSAWRAAVVLVPDGEKKGLAEELASQFGRGDREVRLSLSRAFVALGDVVEPVLRKAMASHDPTVRAHVSATERLMRDPDAGFDLAVGAARRVVALGPDREETTAC, encoded by the coding sequence ATGCGACTGCTCGACGCATTGGCGGCTGAGAACTCGTCGACGCGGCTCGAGGCGGCTCTGGCAGTCGGCACGCATCCCGAGCCCGGTTTCGTCGATGCGCTCGTAGAACGGTGCGCGATCGAGCCGGACTTCTATGTGCGCGACATGCTCACGTGGGCGCTGACCCGTCTCCCATCGGAGATCACGGTTCCGAAACTCCGCGCGGAACTCCGTTCCGAACGCGCACAGGCCCGGAGCCAAGCGCTGCACACGCTGTCCAAGATCGGGGACAGGGACGCGTGGCCCGCGATCACGCGGTCATTGCTGCACGACGCCGACGACGAGGTCGTGCGGAGTGCATGGCGCGCTGCTGTCGTTCTCGTGCCCGACGGGGAGAAGAAAGGGCTGGCCGAGGAGCTGGCCTCGCAATTCGGCCGCGGTGACCGGGAGGTCCGACTGAGTCTGAGCCGTGCCTTCGTCGCGCTCGGAGATGTGGTCGAGCCGGTCCTCCGAAAGGCGATGGCAAGTCATGACCCGACGGTGCGTGCGCATGTGAGCGCCACGGAACGGCTCATGCGTGACCCGGATGCCGGATTCGACCTCGCCGTCGGTGCGGCGAGACGGGTCGTTGCGCTCGGTCCGGACCGGGAGGAGACAACTGCGTGCTGA
- a CDS encoding hemerythrin domain-containing protein, with protein MDITELILDDHHEQRRLFAILEQIDSAETGVLSAIWDRLAAFLELHAQAEEEIFYPALLQAGIAARRAGGVEDETLDAIHDHNQIRDAIAEAAHHQVGTDGWYAAVAAANTANSDHMAEEEREGLTDFRRLAGLPRRHQLAVAFAAYEARNYAGVQPVDKDPVSYVREAEKKVRTAASGSLSVGTLKRN; from the coding sequence GTGGACATTACCGAGCTGATCCTTGATGACCACCATGAGCAGCGGCGGCTGTTCGCAATCCTGGAGCAGATCGACAGCGCGGAGACCGGGGTGCTTTCCGCGATCTGGGACAGGCTGGCCGCCTTCCTCGAGCTACACGCGCAAGCGGAGGAGGAGATCTTCTACCCCGCGTTGCTGCAGGCGGGTATCGCGGCCCGGCGCGCAGGCGGGGTCGAGGACGAGACACTCGACGCTATCCACGACCACAACCAGATCAGGGACGCGATCGCCGAAGCGGCGCATCATCAGGTCGGCACCGATGGCTGGTACGCGGCCGTCGCGGCAGCGAACACGGCCAACAGCGATCACATGGCCGAGGAAGAACGCGAGGGCCTCACCGACTTTCGCCGGCTGGCCGGGCTGCCGCGCCGCCATCAGCTGGCAGTCGCGTTCGCCGCTTACGAGGCGCGCAACTACGCCGGCGTCCAGCCCGTGGACAAGGATCCCGTCAGCTACGTCCGCGAAGCAGAGAAGAAGGTGCGGACCGCTGCGAGCGGATCGCTGAGTGTCGGCACCCTGAAGCGGAACTGA